One genomic segment of Sminthopsis crassicaudata isolate SCR6 chromosome 4, ASM4859323v1, whole genome shotgun sequence includes these proteins:
- the SPATA32 gene encoding spermatogenesis-associated protein 32 isoform X2 codes for MGVTGVNGFPCCSKKSVEVVETHEDFQEDSDPQPEPVEDETELLDDTLDLEAEQDLDSESELMSELEPEPRLLPESESELDEEDPVPVNVFVQTSNLAFNLAPKNAPAGPRVNVQIQTAVGPKGTLELSISHEPRNPEPAPVKDSGSHTFRSVFVQTSKHLFRTEQVIPEADAKQPADAGRHPFPMRDWPFQKPRGTGSKESLLSGNKMLMEDIRVQTSHPSLGIEGYPPQTPVQALLPEKAIAEVQSISSPNFSAKFSEPLDFRMFDSRPTSASLPPALVSSTSTSRNSSSTELVVDSQALVVCQSPSGLRMGSRSPMTQGSTTDLSVATEQPASPPPLLKPPEAGEPQKSVGQEFALKSGYTLNMAKSPAERAAMEGEVNRLQSASLAPIPSAPWKEWSPTDDQEIHSDTEMVQLDPRCLEPEVGEDQADLTPNMKKESLASWITQQARARPATEAKSQSIDSPITNRRRDLSSLFAPVDIPAEYEHPLTSRQVAAFQDVFQLFKPGSQGKLDMRSMKGALRTLGIQLSPQEVCEALRRADLDGDGAVDFEDFLGILTDNHRFAQCMGRMRNSRINDPHGLETLFFEMMSKFVGQGALSPKSVAEVVSYYTDKQRVLRMSSWWKGLNHKHNRSYQSRSHTGLSFFCQATRLTGLNNRQLARSLHNLRDLNVQGPYSQVPNLPPRTRSTERRIRSRGPRLTNLARPCKPKPPPREAPRRAPEPIVQRPKSEEGTAELGPAPSPPTLVQSQLPSPPPATPQSHSLPNVYQ; via the exons ATGGGGGTGACAG GTGTCAACGGGTTTCCTTGTTGCAGTAAGAAGTCTGTAGAGGTCGTGGAGACACA TGAGGACTTTCAGGAGGACTCTGATCCCCAGCCTGAGCCTGTGGAAGATGAGACCGAG CTGTTAGATGACACCCTTGACCTGGAAGCAGAGCAGGACCTGGACTCGGAGTCTGAGTTGATGTCCGAACTGGAGCCAGAGCCTCGGTTGCTCCCGGAGTCGGAGTCGGAGCTGGATGAAGAAGACCCCGTCCCAGTCAACGTCTTTGTTCAAACCTCCAATCTGGCATTCAACCTGGCCCCGAAGAACGCGCCGGCGGGGCCCAGAGTAAATGTCCAGATCCAGACGGCCGTGGGGCCCAAGGGCACGCTGGAGCTCAGCATTTCCCACGAGCCCCGGAACCCGGAGCCCGCGCCAGTGAAGGACAGCGGGAGCCACACCTTCCGGTCGGTCTTCGTGCAGACCTCCAAGCACCTCTTCCGGACGGAGCAGGTGATTCCGGAGGCGGACGCCAAGCAGCCGGCGGACGCGGGGCGCCACCCGTTCCCCATGCGGGACTGGCCCTTCCAGAAGCCGCGAGGCACGGGCTCCAAGGAAAGCCTGCTGTCCGGCAACAAGATGCTCATGGAGGACATCCGAGTGCAGACCTCCCACCCGAGCCTGGGCATCGAAGGCTACCCGCCGCAGACCCCCGTGCAAGCGCTGCTGCCAGAAAAGGCGATCGCAGAGGTCCAGTCCATCTCCTCCCCGAACTTCTCGGCCAAATTCTCGGAGCCGCTGGACTTCAGGATGTTCGACTCCCGCCCGACCTCGGCCAGCCTCCCCCCCGCGCTGGTTTCCAGCACCTCGACTTCCCGCAACTCCTCCTCCACGGAGCTCGTGGTGGATTCCCAGGCGCTGGTGGTCTGCCAGTCTCCCTCGGGGCTGAGAATGGGCTCGAGGTCACCCATGACCCAGGGGTCGACCACAGACCTGTCCGTAGCCACCGAGCAGCCCGCCTCGCCCCCGCCCCTCCTGAAGCCACCGGAAGCGGGGGAGCCTCAGAAGTCGGTGGGCCAGGAGTTCGCCCTGAAGTCAGGCTATACCCTGAACATGGCCAAGTCCCCGGCGGAGAGGGCCGCCATGGAGGGGGAGGTCAACCGCCTGCAGTCCGCCTCCTTAGCCCCGATCCCGTCGGCGCCCTGGAAAGA GTGGTCACCAACAGACGACCAGGAGATCCACagtgacacagaaatggtacag CTGGACCCAAGGTGCTTGGAGCCTGAGGTGGGGGAAGACCAGGCAGATCTAACCCCCAACATGAAGAAGGAGTCTCTGGCCTCCTGGATCACCCAACAGGCTCGGGCGAGGCCTGCGACAGAAGCCAAGTCTCAGAG CATTGACAGCCCTATTACCAATAGGAGACGGGATCTCTCTAGCCTCTTTGCACCAGTGGACATTCCTGCTGAGTATGAGCATCCCCTGACCTCTAGGCAGGTGGCAG CCTTCCAGGATGTCTTCCAACTGTTTAAACCGGGCTCCCAGGGCAAGCTGGACATGCGGAGCATGAAGGGGGCACTACGGACCCTTGGCATCCAGTTGAGCCCTCAAGAAGTGTGTGAGGCCCTGAGGCGGGCCGACCTGGACG GTGACGGGGCCGTTGACTTTGAAGACTTCCTTGGGATCCTGACAGACAATCACCGCTTTGCCCAGTGTATGG GGCGGATGAGAAACAGTCGTATCAATGATCCCCATGGTCTGGAAACGCTTTTCTTCGAGATGATGTCTAAGTTTGTGGGTCAGGGCGCACTGTCCCCCAAGTCAGTGGCGGAGGTGGTGAG CTACTACACAGACAAGCAGAGAGTGCTGCGCATGAGCTCTTGGTGGAAGGGCCTGAACCACAAACACAACCGAAGCTACCAATCCCGCTCACACACGGGGCTCAGCTTCTTCTGCCAGGCCACGCGACTGACTGGTCTCAACAACCGGCAGCTCGCCCGATCCCTGCACAACCTCCGGGACTTGA ATGTTCAAGGCCCCTATTCTCAGGTCCCCAACCTGCCCCCTCGGACTCGGTCGACAGAGAGGAGGATTCGGAGCAGAGGCCCCCGACTGACCAACCTTGCCAGGCCCTGCAAACCCAAGCCGCCTCCGAGAGAGGCACCTCGGCGGGCCCCCG AGCCCATAGTTCAACGGCCAAAATCAGAAGAGGGGACTGCAGAGCTGGGACCAGCTCCCTCCCCACCCACCCTGGTCCAAAGCCaactcccctccccaccccctgctACCCCACAGAGTCACTCTTTACCAAATGTTTACCAATAA
- the SPATA32 gene encoding spermatogenesis-associated protein 32 isoform X4 — translation MGVTGVNGFPCCSKKSVEVVETHEDFQEDSDPQPEPVEDETELLDDTLDLEAEQDLDSESELMSELEPEPRLLPESESELDEEDPVPVNVFVQTSNLAFNLAPKNAPAGPRVNVQIQTAVGPKGTLELSISHEPRNPEPAPVKDSGSHTFRSVFVQTSKHLFRTEQVIPEADAKQPADAGRHPFPMRDWPFQKPRGTGSKESLLSGNKMLMEDIRVQTSHPSLGIEGYPPQTPVQALLPEKAIAEVQSISSPNFSAKFSEPLDFRMFDSRPTSASLPPALVSSTSTSRNSSSTELVVDSQALVVCQSPSGLRMGSRSPMTQGSTTDLSVATEQPASPPPLLKPPEAGEPQKSVGQEFALKSGYTLNMAKSPAERAAMEGEVNRLQSASLAPIPSAPWKEWSPTDDQEIHSDTEMVQLDPRCLEPEVGEDQADLTPNMKKESLASWITQQARARPATEAKSQSIDSPITNRRRDLSSLFAPVDIPAEYEHPLTSRQVAAFQDVFQLFKPGSQGKLDMRSMKGALRTLGIQLSPQEVCEALRRADLDGDGAVDFEDFLGILTDNHRFAQCMDVQGPYSQVPNLPPRTRSTERRIRSRGPRLTNLARPCKPKPPPREAPRRAPEPIVQRPKSEEGTAELGPAPSPPTLVQSQLPSPPPATPQSHSLPNVYQ, via the exons ATGGGGGTGACAG GTGTCAACGGGTTTCCTTGTTGCAGTAAGAAGTCTGTAGAGGTCGTGGAGACACA TGAGGACTTTCAGGAGGACTCTGATCCCCAGCCTGAGCCTGTGGAAGATGAGACCGAG CTGTTAGATGACACCCTTGACCTGGAAGCAGAGCAGGACCTGGACTCGGAGTCTGAGTTGATGTCCGAACTGGAGCCAGAGCCTCGGTTGCTCCCGGAGTCGGAGTCGGAGCTGGATGAAGAAGACCCCGTCCCAGTCAACGTCTTTGTTCAAACCTCCAATCTGGCATTCAACCTGGCCCCGAAGAACGCGCCGGCGGGGCCCAGAGTAAATGTCCAGATCCAGACGGCCGTGGGGCCCAAGGGCACGCTGGAGCTCAGCATTTCCCACGAGCCCCGGAACCCGGAGCCCGCGCCAGTGAAGGACAGCGGGAGCCACACCTTCCGGTCGGTCTTCGTGCAGACCTCCAAGCACCTCTTCCGGACGGAGCAGGTGATTCCGGAGGCGGACGCCAAGCAGCCGGCGGACGCGGGGCGCCACCCGTTCCCCATGCGGGACTGGCCCTTCCAGAAGCCGCGAGGCACGGGCTCCAAGGAAAGCCTGCTGTCCGGCAACAAGATGCTCATGGAGGACATCCGAGTGCAGACCTCCCACCCGAGCCTGGGCATCGAAGGCTACCCGCCGCAGACCCCCGTGCAAGCGCTGCTGCCAGAAAAGGCGATCGCAGAGGTCCAGTCCATCTCCTCCCCGAACTTCTCGGCCAAATTCTCGGAGCCGCTGGACTTCAGGATGTTCGACTCCCGCCCGACCTCGGCCAGCCTCCCCCCCGCGCTGGTTTCCAGCACCTCGACTTCCCGCAACTCCTCCTCCACGGAGCTCGTGGTGGATTCCCAGGCGCTGGTGGTCTGCCAGTCTCCCTCGGGGCTGAGAATGGGCTCGAGGTCACCCATGACCCAGGGGTCGACCACAGACCTGTCCGTAGCCACCGAGCAGCCCGCCTCGCCCCCGCCCCTCCTGAAGCCACCGGAAGCGGGGGAGCCTCAGAAGTCGGTGGGCCAGGAGTTCGCCCTGAAGTCAGGCTATACCCTGAACATGGCCAAGTCCCCGGCGGAGAGGGCCGCCATGGAGGGGGAGGTCAACCGCCTGCAGTCCGCCTCCTTAGCCCCGATCCCGTCGGCGCCCTGGAAAGA GTGGTCACCAACAGACGACCAGGAGATCCACagtgacacagaaatggtacag CTGGACCCAAGGTGCTTGGAGCCTGAGGTGGGGGAAGACCAGGCAGATCTAACCCCCAACATGAAGAAGGAGTCTCTGGCCTCCTGGATCACCCAACAGGCTCGGGCGAGGCCTGCGACAGAAGCCAAGTCTCAGAG CATTGACAGCCCTATTACCAATAGGAGACGGGATCTCTCTAGCCTCTTTGCACCAGTGGACATTCCTGCTGAGTATGAGCATCCCCTGACCTCTAGGCAGGTGGCAG CCTTCCAGGATGTCTTCCAACTGTTTAAACCGGGCTCCCAGGGCAAGCTGGACATGCGGAGCATGAAGGGGGCACTACGGACCCTTGGCATCCAGTTGAGCCCTCAAGAAGTGTGTGAGGCCCTGAGGCGGGCCGACCTGGACG GTGACGGGGCCGTTGACTTTGAAGACTTCCTTGGGATCCTGACAGACAATCACCGCTTTGCCCAGTGTATGG ATGTTCAAGGCCCCTATTCTCAGGTCCCCAACCTGCCCCCTCGGACTCGGTCGACAGAGAGGAGGATTCGGAGCAGAGGCCCCCGACTGACCAACCTTGCCAGGCCCTGCAAACCCAAGCCGCCTCCGAGAGAGGCACCTCGGCGGGCCCCCG AGCCCATAGTTCAACGGCCAAAATCAGAAGAGGGGACTGCAGAGCTGGGACCAGCTCCCTCCCCACCCACCCTGGTCCAAAGCCaactcccctccccaccccctgctACCCCACAGAGTCACTCTTTACCAAATGTTTACCAATAA
- the SPATA32 gene encoding spermatogenesis-associated protein 32 isoform X3 encodes MGVTGVNGFPCCSKKSVEVVETHEDFQEDSDPQPEPVEDETELLDDTLDLEAEQDLDSESELMSELEPEPRLLPESESELDEEDPVPVNVFVQTSNLAFNLAPKNAPAGPRVNVQIQTAVGPKGTLELSISHEPRNPEPAPVKDSGSHTFRSVFVQTSKHLFRTEQVIPEADAKQPADAGRHPFPMRDWPFQKPRGTGSKESLLSGNKMLMEDIRVQTSHPSLGIEGYPPQTPVQALLPEKAIAEVQSISSPNFSAKFSEPLDFRMFDSRPTSASLPPALVSSTSTSRNSSSTELVVDSQALVVCQSPSGLRMGSRSPMTQGSTTDLSVATEQPASPPPLLKPPEAGEPQKSVGQEFALKSGYTLNMAKSPAERAAMEGEVNRLQSASLAPIPSAPWKEWSPTDDQEIHSDTEMVQLDPRCLEPEVGEDQADLTPNMKKESLASWITQQARARPATEAKSQSIDSPITNRRRDLSSLFAPVDIPAEYEHPLTSRQVAAFQDVFQLFKPGSQGKLDMRSMKGALRTLGIQLSPQEVCEALRRADLDGDGAVDFEDFLGILTDNHRFAQCMGRMRNSRINDPHGLETLFFEMMSKFVGQGALSPKSVAEVVRCAGSPGTAPPAKHKSPFLSSAPPPLSSKAVKDSWILLSHPDSSRPPEGGGSPRAECQQPQPLGGPLPQTPGVGWGPLPSGPLLPALPTPYPTSPSYYTDKQRVLRMSSWWKGLNHKHNRSYQSRSHTGLSFFCQATRLTGLNNRQLARSLHNLRDLNVQGPYSQVPNLPPRTRSTERRIRSRGPRLTNLARPCKPKPPPREAPRRAPEPIVQRPKSEEGTAELGPAPSPPTLVQSQLPSPPPATPQSHSLPNVYQ; translated from the exons ATGGGGGTGACAG GTGTCAACGGGTTTCCTTGTTGCAGTAAGAAGTCTGTAGAGGTCGTGGAGACACA TGAGGACTTTCAGGAGGACTCTGATCCCCAGCCTGAGCCTGTGGAAGATGAGACCGAG CTGTTAGATGACACCCTTGACCTGGAAGCAGAGCAGGACCTGGACTCGGAGTCTGAGTTGATGTCCGAACTGGAGCCAGAGCCTCGGTTGCTCCCGGAGTCGGAGTCGGAGCTGGATGAAGAAGACCCCGTCCCAGTCAACGTCTTTGTTCAAACCTCCAATCTGGCATTCAACCTGGCCCCGAAGAACGCGCCGGCGGGGCCCAGAGTAAATGTCCAGATCCAGACGGCCGTGGGGCCCAAGGGCACGCTGGAGCTCAGCATTTCCCACGAGCCCCGGAACCCGGAGCCCGCGCCAGTGAAGGACAGCGGGAGCCACACCTTCCGGTCGGTCTTCGTGCAGACCTCCAAGCACCTCTTCCGGACGGAGCAGGTGATTCCGGAGGCGGACGCCAAGCAGCCGGCGGACGCGGGGCGCCACCCGTTCCCCATGCGGGACTGGCCCTTCCAGAAGCCGCGAGGCACGGGCTCCAAGGAAAGCCTGCTGTCCGGCAACAAGATGCTCATGGAGGACATCCGAGTGCAGACCTCCCACCCGAGCCTGGGCATCGAAGGCTACCCGCCGCAGACCCCCGTGCAAGCGCTGCTGCCAGAAAAGGCGATCGCAGAGGTCCAGTCCATCTCCTCCCCGAACTTCTCGGCCAAATTCTCGGAGCCGCTGGACTTCAGGATGTTCGACTCCCGCCCGACCTCGGCCAGCCTCCCCCCCGCGCTGGTTTCCAGCACCTCGACTTCCCGCAACTCCTCCTCCACGGAGCTCGTGGTGGATTCCCAGGCGCTGGTGGTCTGCCAGTCTCCCTCGGGGCTGAGAATGGGCTCGAGGTCACCCATGACCCAGGGGTCGACCACAGACCTGTCCGTAGCCACCGAGCAGCCCGCCTCGCCCCCGCCCCTCCTGAAGCCACCGGAAGCGGGGGAGCCTCAGAAGTCGGTGGGCCAGGAGTTCGCCCTGAAGTCAGGCTATACCCTGAACATGGCCAAGTCCCCGGCGGAGAGGGCCGCCATGGAGGGGGAGGTCAACCGCCTGCAGTCCGCCTCCTTAGCCCCGATCCCGTCGGCGCCCTGGAAAGA GTGGTCACCAACAGACGACCAGGAGATCCACagtgacacagaaatggtacag CTGGACCCAAGGTGCTTGGAGCCTGAGGTGGGGGAAGACCAGGCAGATCTAACCCCCAACATGAAGAAGGAGTCTCTGGCCTCCTGGATCACCCAACAGGCTCGGGCGAGGCCTGCGACAGAAGCCAAGTCTCAGAG CATTGACAGCCCTATTACCAATAGGAGACGGGATCTCTCTAGCCTCTTTGCACCAGTGGACATTCCTGCTGAGTATGAGCATCCCCTGACCTCTAGGCAGGTGGCAG CCTTCCAGGATGTCTTCCAACTGTTTAAACCGGGCTCCCAGGGCAAGCTGGACATGCGGAGCATGAAGGGGGCACTACGGACCCTTGGCATCCAGTTGAGCCCTCAAGAAGTGTGTGAGGCCCTGAGGCGGGCCGACCTGGACG GTGACGGGGCCGTTGACTTTGAAGACTTCCTTGGGATCCTGACAGACAATCACCGCTTTGCCCAGTGTATGG GGCGGATGAGAAACAGTCGTATCAATGATCCCCATGGTCTGGAAACGCTTTTCTTCGAGATGATGTCTAAGTTTGTGGGTCAGGGCGCACTGTCCCCCAAGTCAGTGGCGGAGGTGGTGAGGTGTGCGGGGAGCCCAGGCACTGCCCCCCCAGCCAAGCACAAGTCCCCTTTTCTCTCTAGCGCACCTCCCCCTCTATCTTCCAAAGCTGTTAAAGATTCCTGGATACTTCTATCCCACCCTGACTCTTCAAGACCCCCAGAAGGGGGAGGGAGCCCCAGGGCAGAGTGCCAACAACCACAGCCGCTGGGGGGTCCCCTACCCCAGACCCCCGGGGTGGGGTGGGGCCCATTGCCTAGTGGCCCGCTCCTGCCTGCCCTCCCCACCCCATATCCCACTTCCCCCAGCTACTACACAGACAAGCAGAGAGTGCTGCGCATGAGCTCTTGGTGGAAGGGCCTGAACCACAAACACAACCGAAGCTACCAATCCCGCTCACACACGGGGCTCAGCTTCTTCTGCCAGGCCACGCGACTGACTGGTCTCAACAACCGGCAGCTCGCCCGATCCCTGCACAACCTCCGGGACTTGA ATGTTCAAGGCCCCTATTCTCAGGTCCCCAACCTGCCCCCTCGGACTCGGTCGACAGAGAGGAGGATTCGGAGCAGAGGCCCCCGACTGACCAACCTTGCCAGGCCCTGCAAACCCAAGCCGCCTCCGAGAGAGGCACCTCGGCGGGCCCCCG AGCCCATAGTTCAACGGCCAAAATCAGAAGAGGGGACTGCAGAGCTGGGACCAGCTCCCTCCCCACCCACCCTGGTCCAAAGCCaactcccctccccaccccctgctACCCCACAGAGTCACTCTTTACCAAATGTTTACCAATAA
- the SPATA32 gene encoding spermatogenesis-associated protein 32 isoform X1, producing MGVTGVNGFPCCSKKSVEVVETHEDFQEDSDPQPEPVEDETELLDDTLDLEAEQDLDSESELMSELEPEPRLLPESESELDEEDPVPVNVFVQTSNLAFNLAPKNAPAGPRVNVQIQTAVGPKGTLELSISHEPRNPEPAPVKDSGSHTFRSVFVQTSKHLFRTEQVIPEADAKQPADAGRHPFPMRDWPFQKPRGTGSKESLLSGNKMLMEDIRVQTSHPSLGIEGYPPQTPVQALLPEKAIAEVQSISSPNFSAKFSEPLDFRMFDSRPTSASLPPALVSSTSTSRNSSSTELVVDSQALVVCQSPSGLRMGSRSPMTQGSTTDLSVATEQPASPPPLLKPPEAGEPQKSVGQEFALKSGYTLNMAKSPAERAAMEGEVNRLQSASLAPIPSAPWKEWSPTDDQEIHSDTEMVQLDPRCLEPEVGEDQADLTPNMKKESLASWITQQARARPATEAKSQRRRDLSSLFAPVDIPAEYEHPLTSRQVAAFQDVFQLFKPGSQGKLDMRSMKGALRTLGIQLSPQEVCEALRRADLDGDGAVDFEDFLGILTDNHRFAQCMGRMRNSRINDPHGLETLFFEMMSKFVGQGALSPKSVAEVVRCAGSPGTAPPAKHKSPFLSSAPPPLSSKAVKDSWILLSHPDSSRPPEGGGSPRAECQQPQPLGGPLPQTPGVGWGPLPSGPLLPALPTPYPTSPSYYTDKQRVLRMSSWWKGLNHKHNRSYQSRSHTGLSFFCQATRLTGLNNRQLARSLHNLRDLNVQGPYSQVPNLPPRTRSTERRIRSRGPRLTNLARPCKPKPPPREAPRRAPEPIVQRPKSEEGTAELGPAPSPPTLVQSQLPSPPPATPQSHSLPNVYQ from the exons ATGGGGGTGACAG GTGTCAACGGGTTTCCTTGTTGCAGTAAGAAGTCTGTAGAGGTCGTGGAGACACA TGAGGACTTTCAGGAGGACTCTGATCCCCAGCCTGAGCCTGTGGAAGATGAGACCGAG CTGTTAGATGACACCCTTGACCTGGAAGCAGAGCAGGACCTGGACTCGGAGTCTGAGTTGATGTCCGAACTGGAGCCAGAGCCTCGGTTGCTCCCGGAGTCGGAGTCGGAGCTGGATGAAGAAGACCCCGTCCCAGTCAACGTCTTTGTTCAAACCTCCAATCTGGCATTCAACCTGGCCCCGAAGAACGCGCCGGCGGGGCCCAGAGTAAATGTCCAGATCCAGACGGCCGTGGGGCCCAAGGGCACGCTGGAGCTCAGCATTTCCCACGAGCCCCGGAACCCGGAGCCCGCGCCAGTGAAGGACAGCGGGAGCCACACCTTCCGGTCGGTCTTCGTGCAGACCTCCAAGCACCTCTTCCGGACGGAGCAGGTGATTCCGGAGGCGGACGCCAAGCAGCCGGCGGACGCGGGGCGCCACCCGTTCCCCATGCGGGACTGGCCCTTCCAGAAGCCGCGAGGCACGGGCTCCAAGGAAAGCCTGCTGTCCGGCAACAAGATGCTCATGGAGGACATCCGAGTGCAGACCTCCCACCCGAGCCTGGGCATCGAAGGCTACCCGCCGCAGACCCCCGTGCAAGCGCTGCTGCCAGAAAAGGCGATCGCAGAGGTCCAGTCCATCTCCTCCCCGAACTTCTCGGCCAAATTCTCGGAGCCGCTGGACTTCAGGATGTTCGACTCCCGCCCGACCTCGGCCAGCCTCCCCCCCGCGCTGGTTTCCAGCACCTCGACTTCCCGCAACTCCTCCTCCACGGAGCTCGTGGTGGATTCCCAGGCGCTGGTGGTCTGCCAGTCTCCCTCGGGGCTGAGAATGGGCTCGAGGTCACCCATGACCCAGGGGTCGACCACAGACCTGTCCGTAGCCACCGAGCAGCCCGCCTCGCCCCCGCCCCTCCTGAAGCCACCGGAAGCGGGGGAGCCTCAGAAGTCGGTGGGCCAGGAGTTCGCCCTGAAGTCAGGCTATACCCTGAACATGGCCAAGTCCCCGGCGGAGAGGGCCGCCATGGAGGGGGAGGTCAACCGCCTGCAGTCCGCCTCCTTAGCCCCGATCCCGTCGGCGCCCTGGAAAGA GTGGTCACCAACAGACGACCAGGAGATCCACagtgacacagaaatggtacag CTGGACCCAAGGTGCTTGGAGCCTGAGGTGGGGGAAGACCAGGCAGATCTAACCCCCAACATGAAGAAGGAGTCTCTGGCCTCCTGGATCACCCAACAGGCTCGGGCGAGGCCTGCGACAGAAGCCAAGTCTCAGAG GAGACGGGATCTCTCTAGCCTCTTTGCACCAGTGGACATTCCTGCTGAGTATGAGCATCCCCTGACCTCTAGGCAGGTGGCAG CCTTCCAGGATGTCTTCCAACTGTTTAAACCGGGCTCCCAGGGCAAGCTGGACATGCGGAGCATGAAGGGGGCACTACGGACCCTTGGCATCCAGTTGAGCCCTCAAGAAGTGTGTGAGGCCCTGAGGCGGGCCGACCTGGACG GTGACGGGGCCGTTGACTTTGAAGACTTCCTTGGGATCCTGACAGACAATCACCGCTTTGCCCAGTGTATGG GGCGGATGAGAAACAGTCGTATCAATGATCCCCATGGTCTGGAAACGCTTTTCTTCGAGATGATGTCTAAGTTTGTGGGTCAGGGCGCACTGTCCCCCAAGTCAGTGGCGGAGGTGGTGAGGTGTGCGGGGAGCCCAGGCACTGCCCCCCCAGCCAAGCACAAGTCCCCTTTTCTCTCTAGCGCACCTCCCCCTCTATCTTCCAAAGCTGTTAAAGATTCCTGGATACTTCTATCCCACCCTGACTCTTCAAGACCCCCAGAAGGGGGAGGGAGCCCCAGGGCAGAGTGCCAACAACCACAGCCGCTGGGGGGTCCCCTACCCCAGACCCCCGGGGTGGGGTGGGGCCCATTGCCTAGTGGCCCGCTCCTGCCTGCCCTCCCCACCCCATATCCCACTTCCCCCAGCTACTACACAGACAAGCAGAGAGTGCTGCGCATGAGCTCTTGGTGGAAGGGCCTGAACCACAAACACAACCGAAGCTACCAATCCCGCTCACACACGGGGCTCAGCTTCTTCTGCCAGGCCACGCGACTGACTGGTCTCAACAACCGGCAGCTCGCCCGATCCCTGCACAACCTCCGGGACTTGA ATGTTCAAGGCCCCTATTCTCAGGTCCCCAACCTGCCCCCTCGGACTCGGTCGACAGAGAGGAGGATTCGGAGCAGAGGCCCCCGACTGACCAACCTTGCCAGGCCCTGCAAACCCAAGCCGCCTCCGAGAGAGGCACCTCGGCGGGCCCCCG AGCCCATAGTTCAACGGCCAAAATCAGAAGAGGGGACTGCAGAGCTGGGACCAGCTCCCTCCCCACCCACCCTGGTCCAAAGCCaactcccctccccaccccctgctACCCCACAGAGTCACTCTTTACCAAATGTTTACCAATAA